One genomic window of Pungitius pungitius chromosome 11, fPunPun2.1, whole genome shotgun sequence includes the following:
- the mtmr11 gene encoding myotubularin-related protein 11 isoform X1, with product MLTGSKTTFKVRQMLPDIKERMLSQSGVNVRSRDVFGLRCLPGECVLQRAVMVRKKLTAREGRGWVSGTLFCTHFRVAFVPQDSPKPDDNADPVLLGDHDVALASIEKVVVVGPNRTKLVNPNSSLKFTPEELVLYCRDLRVICFLFDRLTPDAQVIEITYTIAKTYQPPKPGSVLSFQNAALGSVEMKQFLSNRRRDTHTNWFESASDWEQELERCGATGWRVSSVNDRFEMSTSLPRSIVVPQKLLDTELKKSFAHFHEGRIPRWCWRHPRGSDLLRMAGFQNNIYHEKDDIRNLEMILFGCQSSLCVVVELDEELPSPADIQLSHSRLRALCLGDISTSVSVPDDKWLSTLESTHWLDYTRACLRKASEVACLLRGGHLTVALQEADDRDMACVVSSLVQVMCDPHCRTQHGFQGLVQKEWVIAGHRFSSRINYHRDNDKEEAPVFLLFLHCVWQLSSQYPTRFQLTEDFLLALHDSIHLPLFSSFLANCQRERCKRSQNLGQSYTPVNGWRDVDSSSDPSDPPLPSVWDWSLQYSKHRRDRFTQPVPPIPPLQPLLNGNLNTHPDTHRPADTAPGSVFLLSRGTFSCPVNLLPWRGGGSGVYKKSHRRAASSENVPGLERLLKAWSMAELPKGLASTSAPQGPPDPYEPLLPLLMGPCMGLWKECYLRGALHAQAFSHPVSANHPHPVERLAREVQQLKDELAQASSGADPTPPPKAAEPRRADTNLNQNANNGTFLFPGSRPQSATAPRSAPPPTSANRQSSRGPPPPPASAPPTRHGHRDNGGGNKHTFLFGAPPPAEARPDQRYYPAPNAAKLPKSNGSSVAS from the exons ATGTTGACGGGATCTAAAACCACGTTCAAAGTGAGACAAATGCTCCCGGACATCAAG GAGAGGATGCTGAGTCAAAGTGGCGTGAATGTAAGGAGTCGGGATGTGTTCGGCCTACGCTGCCTACCAG gcGAGTGCGTGCTCCAGCGAGCCGTCATGGTGAGGAAGAAGTTGACTGCCAGGGAAGGAAGGGGTTGGGTGTCTGGGACCCTCTTCTGTACCCACTTCAGAGTGGCCTTTGTCCCGCAGGACAGTCCCAAGCCCGAC GACAATGCAGATCCCGTGCTGTTAGGAGATCACGATGTGGCTTTGGCATCCATAGAGAAGGTTGTGGTTG TGGGCCCAAACCGGACCAAGCTGGTGAACCCAAACTCCTCCCTGAAGTTCACCCCAGAGGAGCTGGTGCTTTACTGCAGGGACCTGCGGGtcatctgcttcctgtttgaccGCCTCACCCCTGACGCACAAGTCATCGAG ATAACCTACACCATCGCCAAGACCTACCAGCCTCCTAAACCGGGCTCAGTTTTATCCTTCCAGAACGCCGCCCTGGGGAGTGTAG AAATGAAGCAGTTTCTAAGCAACCGTCGGCGAGACACCCACACGAACTGGTTTGAGTCGGCCTCTGACTGGGAGCAAGAGCTGGAGAGGTGCGGGGCCACGGGCTGGAGGGTCAGCTCGGTCAACGACCGCTTCGAGATGTCCACCAG CCTGCCGAGATCCATCGTGgttccacagaagcttctggaCACGGAGCTGAAGAAAAGCTTCGCCCACTTCCATGAAGGACGCATCCCT CGCTGGTGTTGGCGACACCCCCGAGGCAGCGATCTCCTGCGAATGGCCGGCTTCCAGAACAACATCTACCACGAGAAAGACGACATCAG GAACCTGGAGATGATCCTGTTTGGCTGCCAGTCGTctctgtgtgtggtggtggagcTGGACGAGGAGCTGCCGTCCCCTGCAGACATCCAGCTGTCTCACAGCCGCCTGCGCGCCCTCTGTCTGGGAG aCATCTCCACATCCGTCTCAGTGCCTGATGACAAATGGCTGTCAACCCTGGAGAGCACCCACTGGCTGGACTACACCAG GGCCTGTCTGAGGAAAGCTTCGGAGGTCGCCTGCCTGCTCCGCGGCGGTCACCTGACTGTGGCACTGCAAG AGGCGGACGACCGCGACATGGCCTGCGTGGTGTCCAGCCTGGTGCAGGTGATGTGCGACCCCCACTGCCGGACCCAGCATGGCTTCCAGGGCCTGGTGCAGAAGGAGTGGGTGATTGCCGGCCACCGCTTCTCCAGCCGCATCAACTACCACCGCGACAACGACAAGGAGGAG GCCCCcgtcttccttctcttcctgcACTGTGTTTGGCAGCTCTCGTCCCAGTATCCCACCCGCTTCCAGCTGACGGAGGACTTCCTGTTGGCCCTGCATGACAGCATCCACCTGCCACTCTTCTCCAGCTTCTTGGCCAACTGCCAGCGAGAGAGATGCAAACGCTCCCAG AACCTCGGGCAGTCCTACACACCGGTCAATGGCTGGAGAGACGTGGACTCCTCCTCCGATCCCTCGGACCCTCCTCTGCCCTCGGTGTGGGACTGGTCCCTGCAGTACAGCAAGCACAGACGGGACCGCTTCACCCAACCCGTCCCCCCAATCCCTCCCCTCCAACCGCTGCTCAACGGCAACCTCAACACCCACCCGGACACGCACAGG CCGGCCGACACCGCCCCCGgctccgtcttcctcctctctcggGGGACCTTCTCCTGCCCCGTCAACCTGCTCCCCTGGCGCGGCGGCGGTTCGGGGGTCTACAAGAAGAGCCACCGCAGGGCGGCGTCCTCGGAGAACGTGCCCGGCCTGGAGAGGCTGCTGAAAGCCTGGTCCATGGCGGAGCTTCCCAAAGGCCTCGCGTCCACCTCGGCCCCTCAAGGACCACCGGACCCCTACGAGCCCTTACTGCCTCTCCTGATGGGGCCCTGCATGGGCCTGTGGAAGGAGTGCTACCTCCGGGGGGCGCTGCATGCACAG GCCTTCTCCCACCCCGTCTCAGccaaccacccccaccccgtggAGCGGCTGGCCCGCGAGGTGCAGCAGCTCAAGGACGAGCTCGCGCAGGCGTCCAGCGGCGCCGATCCGACCCCGCCGCCCAAGGCGGCCGAGCCCCGCCGGGCCGACACCAACCTGAACCAAAACgccaacaacggcaccttcctCTTCCCGGGGTCGCGGCCCCAGAGCGCGACGGCGCCCAGATCGGCGCCCCCTCCTACCTCCGCCAACCGCCAGTCCTCCAGgggccctcctcctccgcccgcctCAGCCCCACCCACCCGGCACGGCCACAGAGACAATGGCGGCGGAAACAAGCACACGTTCCTGTTCGGGGCCCCTCCCCCGGCGGAGGCCCGCCCCGACCAGCGCTATTACCCAGCACCCAATGCTGCCAAGCTGCCTAAGAGCAACGGGTCCTCGGTGGCTTCCTGA
- the mtmr11 gene encoding myotubularin-related protein 11 isoform X2 has protein sequence MLSQSGVNVRSRDVFGLRCLPGECVLQRAVMVRKKLTAREGRGWVSGTLFCTHFRVAFVPQDSPKPDDNADPVLLGDHDVALASIEKVVVVGPNRTKLVNPNSSLKFTPEELVLYCRDLRVICFLFDRLTPDAQVIEITYTIAKTYQPPKPGSVLSFQNAALGSVEMKQFLSNRRRDTHTNWFESASDWEQELERCGATGWRVSSVNDRFEMSTSLPRSIVVPQKLLDTELKKSFAHFHEGRIPRWCWRHPRGSDLLRMAGFQNNIYHEKDDIRNLEMILFGCQSSLCVVVELDEELPSPADIQLSHSRLRALCLGDISTSVSVPDDKWLSTLESTHWLDYTRACLRKASEVACLLRGGHLTVALQEADDRDMACVVSSLVQVMCDPHCRTQHGFQGLVQKEWVIAGHRFSSRINYHRDNDKEEAPVFLLFLHCVWQLSSQYPTRFQLTEDFLLALHDSIHLPLFSSFLANCQRERCKRSQNLGQSYTPVNGWRDVDSSSDPSDPPLPSVWDWSLQYSKHRRDRFTQPVPPIPPLQPLLNGNLNTHPDTHRPADTAPGSVFLLSRGTFSCPVNLLPWRGGGSGVYKKSHRRAASSENVPGLERLLKAWSMAELPKGLASTSAPQGPPDPYEPLLPLLMGPCMGLWKECYLRGALHAQAFSHPVSANHPHPVERLAREVQQLKDELAQASSGADPTPPPKAAEPRRADTNLNQNANNGTFLFPGSRPQSATAPRSAPPPTSANRQSSRGPPPPPASAPPTRHGHRDNGGGNKHTFLFGAPPPAEARPDQRYYPAPNAAKLPKSNGSSVAS, from the exons ATGCTGAGTCAAAGTGGCGTGAATGTAAGGAGTCGGGATGTGTTCGGCCTACGCTGCCTACCAG gcGAGTGCGTGCTCCAGCGAGCCGTCATGGTGAGGAAGAAGTTGACTGCCAGGGAAGGAAGGGGTTGGGTGTCTGGGACCCTCTTCTGTACCCACTTCAGAGTGGCCTTTGTCCCGCAGGACAGTCCCAAGCCCGAC GACAATGCAGATCCCGTGCTGTTAGGAGATCACGATGTGGCTTTGGCATCCATAGAGAAGGTTGTGGTTG TGGGCCCAAACCGGACCAAGCTGGTGAACCCAAACTCCTCCCTGAAGTTCACCCCAGAGGAGCTGGTGCTTTACTGCAGGGACCTGCGGGtcatctgcttcctgtttgaccGCCTCACCCCTGACGCACAAGTCATCGAG ATAACCTACACCATCGCCAAGACCTACCAGCCTCCTAAACCGGGCTCAGTTTTATCCTTCCAGAACGCCGCCCTGGGGAGTGTAG AAATGAAGCAGTTTCTAAGCAACCGTCGGCGAGACACCCACACGAACTGGTTTGAGTCGGCCTCTGACTGGGAGCAAGAGCTGGAGAGGTGCGGGGCCACGGGCTGGAGGGTCAGCTCGGTCAACGACCGCTTCGAGATGTCCACCAG CCTGCCGAGATCCATCGTGgttccacagaagcttctggaCACGGAGCTGAAGAAAAGCTTCGCCCACTTCCATGAAGGACGCATCCCT CGCTGGTGTTGGCGACACCCCCGAGGCAGCGATCTCCTGCGAATGGCCGGCTTCCAGAACAACATCTACCACGAGAAAGACGACATCAG GAACCTGGAGATGATCCTGTTTGGCTGCCAGTCGTctctgtgtgtggtggtggagcTGGACGAGGAGCTGCCGTCCCCTGCAGACATCCAGCTGTCTCACAGCCGCCTGCGCGCCCTCTGTCTGGGAG aCATCTCCACATCCGTCTCAGTGCCTGATGACAAATGGCTGTCAACCCTGGAGAGCACCCACTGGCTGGACTACACCAG GGCCTGTCTGAGGAAAGCTTCGGAGGTCGCCTGCCTGCTCCGCGGCGGTCACCTGACTGTGGCACTGCAAG AGGCGGACGACCGCGACATGGCCTGCGTGGTGTCCAGCCTGGTGCAGGTGATGTGCGACCCCCACTGCCGGACCCAGCATGGCTTCCAGGGCCTGGTGCAGAAGGAGTGGGTGATTGCCGGCCACCGCTTCTCCAGCCGCATCAACTACCACCGCGACAACGACAAGGAGGAG GCCCCcgtcttccttctcttcctgcACTGTGTTTGGCAGCTCTCGTCCCAGTATCCCACCCGCTTCCAGCTGACGGAGGACTTCCTGTTGGCCCTGCATGACAGCATCCACCTGCCACTCTTCTCCAGCTTCTTGGCCAACTGCCAGCGAGAGAGATGCAAACGCTCCCAG AACCTCGGGCAGTCCTACACACCGGTCAATGGCTGGAGAGACGTGGACTCCTCCTCCGATCCCTCGGACCCTCCTCTGCCCTCGGTGTGGGACTGGTCCCTGCAGTACAGCAAGCACAGACGGGACCGCTTCACCCAACCCGTCCCCCCAATCCCTCCCCTCCAACCGCTGCTCAACGGCAACCTCAACACCCACCCGGACACGCACAGG CCGGCCGACACCGCCCCCGgctccgtcttcctcctctctcggGGGACCTTCTCCTGCCCCGTCAACCTGCTCCCCTGGCGCGGCGGCGGTTCGGGGGTCTACAAGAAGAGCCACCGCAGGGCGGCGTCCTCGGAGAACGTGCCCGGCCTGGAGAGGCTGCTGAAAGCCTGGTCCATGGCGGAGCTTCCCAAAGGCCTCGCGTCCACCTCGGCCCCTCAAGGACCACCGGACCCCTACGAGCCCTTACTGCCTCTCCTGATGGGGCCCTGCATGGGCCTGTGGAAGGAGTGCTACCTCCGGGGGGCGCTGCATGCACAG GCCTTCTCCCACCCCGTCTCAGccaaccacccccaccccgtggAGCGGCTGGCCCGCGAGGTGCAGCAGCTCAAGGACGAGCTCGCGCAGGCGTCCAGCGGCGCCGATCCGACCCCGCCGCCCAAGGCGGCCGAGCCCCGCCGGGCCGACACCAACCTGAACCAAAACgccaacaacggcaccttcctCTTCCCGGGGTCGCGGCCCCAGAGCGCGACGGCGCCCAGATCGGCGCCCCCTCCTACCTCCGCCAACCGCCAGTCCTCCAGgggccctcctcctccgcccgcctCAGCCCCACCCACCCGGCACGGCCACAGAGACAATGGCGGCGGAAACAAGCACACGTTCCTGTTCGGGGCCCCTCCCCCGGCGGAGGCCCGCCCCGACCAGCGCTATTACCCAGCACCCAATGCTGCCAAGCTGCCTAAGAGCAACGGGTCCTCGGTGGCTTCCTGA